The following coding sequences are from one Phoenix dactylifera cultivar Barhee BC4 unplaced genomic scaffold, palm_55x_up_171113_PBpolish2nd_filt_p 001409F, whole genome shotgun sequence window:
- the LOC103722400 gene encoding LOW QUALITY PROTEIN: 5'-adenylylsulfate reductase-like 3 (The sequence of the model RefSeq protein was modified relative to this genomic sequence to represent the inferred CDS: inserted 2 bases in 1 codon; deleted 1 base in 1 codon) has protein sequence MQRALNIVYRKREDYIAMLFYAPWCPFSRICRPNFQVLSSLFPTIRHFAFEESVIRSSILSRYGVHGFPTLFLLNSTMRVRYRGSRNITSLVAFYNDVTGANPAVLDPIPVEKIVDPSTDTELKEDNEQENCPFSWGRSPEKLLQQDTYLVLAWSFVLMRLLYILLPKLNACVKRAWRRHMQYASLMSLQDRSQAYVVLXFNRLNPCKRGNLQEGAMNAKVWASKSLASVSIGEPSSGRAYSAGDRR, from the exons ATGCAGAGGGCACTGAATATAGTGTACAGGAAGAGGGAGGACTATATAGCTATGCTCTTTTATGCTCCATGGTGTCCTTTCTCTAGAATTTGCCGGCCAAATTTCCAGGTTTTATCTTCCTTGTTTCCGACCATTCGTCATTTTGCATTTGAA GAATCTGTCATCAGATCGAG CATACTCTCTAGGTATGGTGTTCATGGTTTCCCAACTCTTTTCCTCTTAAATTCTACAATGCGAGTGCGGTATCGTGGATCACGAAATATTACTTCCCTAGTTGCTTTCTACAATGATGTTACAG GTGCTAATCCCGCGGTGCTAGATCCAATACCGGTGGAGAAAATTGTGGACCCATCAACTGATACTGAACTCAAGGAAGATAATGAACAAGAAAATTGCCCATTCTCATGGGGAAGGTCACCAGAGAAACTGCTTCAACAGGATACATATCTGGTGCTGGCCTGGTCCTTTGTGCTAATGAGATTGCTTTATATCCTTCTTCCAAAACTAAATGCCTGTGTCAAGCGGGCGTGGAGGCGGCATATGCAGTATGCGAGTTTGATGAGCTTGCAAGATCGTTCACAGGCTTATGTTGTGTT TTTCAACAGATTGAATCCATGCAAAAGAGGGAATTTGCAGGAAGGAGCAATGAATGCGAAAGTATGGGCTTCCAAGTCACTGGCATCAGTCTCCATTGGTGAGCCGAGTTCTGGAAGAGCATACTCTGCAGGCGACAGGAGATAA